atgtaataataatatattatattgacatattgattatattgatatattttgataagtgATAACTAATATACAGatattgatattatcatattatatgtaaaaaaatgaaatacatataatgaaattacaaaataaTTCAATGTTTTGTACTCATTTAACTCTAAAAAATAATCTCTCCAGTTCATATAAAATCGATCGGGTCACCGGTTTTTGGTCCGACTGTCCAATTTTACCTGTTTCCACCGAATCACATACTCAAACGATAATATTAATAGAACCGTGTCGACTTGATGACCGCATCATCGGTTTTCTGGTCCGACCAGCCGGGTCAGTCTGGTTCTCACAACACTTGCATTAGGGTTTTTATATTTAAAGATTATATAGGTATGAGTACCGGGTTTAATGGATTTAACaatatgttttttttcaaaataaaaacctaatccagcttgaagaaaataaaaatcaatcatatataaactcaaaatatttatCTTTCACTCAAAATatttatctttcaatttaatttaatttaatttgtattCAATCAAAAAACTATATCATTTGATTCATTAACTCGAATATTAcacatttataaaaaaaaaattattttatgatcCCAATTCGGGGTTATAGCGGGCAAGGCCACCCCTAACCCAAAGCAGCCAAAGTCCCAAAAGAcaccatattattttttaaaaattatatatttatttttgtgaaataaaTCAATGACATGCAACAATATATTTTCAACATACAAAGTCACAAACTTGATAAGGAAACAAACGTCATTAGTTTGTCGATATGTGATGTCATGTACTTTAGATAGGTGATTCCATGGACTTTGAATGAGTACTTAATAATATGTCAAAATGATATGCTTAAAAGATTAAATTTTTCTTCACGACACTAAACAATGACGGTTCAATTTAGCTAATTAAATGGTCAATTGGGTCAAATTCTAATTGTATCTTATCCAGACACCGAGTCAAGTGAGACGATTAAAAAGAGAGTGTGGTTTGATGAAgttcaaaatatattaaattctCATACGACACCAAGGGCTAGGGGAactatttaatttaaaagaaattgCAATAGAACACCCCTATATCGTCGCGTTTTGGATTCAAAAGTGGCTAGAGCAAGCCCTAATAGCAGAGTCTGATATAGTATAAACTATAACAGATCCTGCGCACGTCTACCCCAGTTGTTGATCATATTTTCTACATTGGTGGTTGGTTTGCCTGAACTCCATTGAAGAAAAAATACAATAGAATGATGAATTGATTTGAGGTATTTCACATCCtttataccatattctaacaTTCCGCTCACGTGTTGGTTGTAGTCGTTGGACAACAAGTTAAatagggcaacaacaaacatacacaaatacacacacaaatagGAGTTTAATTTACAGCTAAGGTTTGAAACCAATGCCTCCCGCCCCAACATCATGTTAATACTAGTTGCTTGTTCATTCAACTCAACAAATTAATTTACTGATTTATATAtagatgatttttttattttttttctttacatttACATGATACACTCAAGAGTATTTGGGTTATGTTGGTCCATGTCCAGCCCCGTATGGGTAGCCTCACTTTGTGTATGGGGACCACCCAATATGATTATGCATGATTGTAAAAAGCCCACAATATGTAAGCCGTGTAACTTGAGGCCCAGACCGTTAATACCTCACTTTGTGGAGACGGCCCAATATGATTATACATGAATGTAAAAGCCCACAATTGAGAGTGGTAAACTTTAATCACGTCCCTAAATTTATCAAAGACACCCTATCAATTGATATTTACAAGGGATGATCAACCAAAATTGAGGtgtttttgataaatttaagggtgtgactaaagtttactgTCAATAGTTCAATACCGTAACTTGAGGCGCAACTCGATAAAAATGACCTCACTTTGTGGGGAGGGCCCAATTCGAAAAGTCCATTGATGAAAAGCACACAATTGAAGAGTCTCTGTTCTTTCAGATGACTAGCATAATAAATTGATACAAAATTAATAGatactatatatttatcatggtgaatggaatgatataattattattttttgaattataaataatatgatAATAATTTAAATATGAGGCGGATGAGAGTCAGgtaacaattttttaaaatatttaaagtaAATTTCATATCCAAGATTCAAaagtatttatattttaaatgtattatattcttgtaaaaaaaaataattgttgacTTAAAGATAAATTTAATATCTAACTGTCAAAATTATTtacatttttgtaaaaaatttgTTGTTTTAGTGCGGGGACCTCCCCTTAAATCTAATTAACAAACCTTTCATTTTCCACTTGTTAGTTTaattttcgtataacgtttcatgatattaacacaaatatataataaacaaaataagcacgcaaaataataataatattattattattatatttatttattgtcatCTTGTAAGTTGGAAGTGCAGTGGCGACATGCATTGATCATGCACGTTGTGGGCGTTGAAGATGTTTCAGACGTTATCAAACAAGAACCATTGGATCATGAATGACTAACGGATATATGATTGGTTGATTACGCCTCCGCCGTTGTTTGTCGTCTGTCCTTATCCGCATACGGGACAAAAGAAATCCGTTACCAAACCTCAGCCGTGACACTGACTTATtttgaattaattaatatattttgaaaagttttttcaaaagaaaactcGAAGAGGAAATTGAAAGTGGTGGAATTAACAAATATTCTCAAGAATCATCTTTTACAATTTAAAGTTATTATTAgtaattattttaatgtcatttaAATTACTCgaaaaaaattttaagagcGTTGTCCTGAACCCCACTACGGAGTAATGCCTCTAATGAATTGGAATCATGGATCTATCATTGATCATAGTACTTTGGGTTGCACTATTTGACAACCCCTCAGGTACCGTTTGCTCCGATCTTCACTTCATTTGTGTCTCGATCCGGTCGAAGTTTGTTTGGTACCACGGCAATACGTCAACTCGGCGTATCAATGTGTCAGCTCTGATCTGGGGCTATGTGTCGACGAAATCTGCTGCCACGTGTTTGACATATTATTTTTGGTATCATCGCTATTcaatggaaaaaataaaataaaataaaataaataaagcagGGGAGGATTATACTTTGCTTGATGAGGGAGGAGAAGGCATGGTGGAACCGAGTGTGAAGTGTCCACACCAATAATGATCGAGACAGTGGCCCCACTTAGGCTAATATTGTTTTGTTGGCGTTAAGAAAATGATAATGTGTGTCGTTATGGTACAagataaagatgaaaaaaacgcatttgaatatgaaaatataaacaatttttttcacttaaatttttaaacttaaaaaagaAATGATGATGTATGCCCTTAAAACACTAGataatgatgaaaaatatacatttcgaatatgaaaaatatgtattttaagttttaaaattaGATGAGAGAGTGTTCATCACACATGATTGAATAGAGCAACTTTTGCGATAGCAGATGTATCAATATCAATGGTGACTCATTATTTCAATAAACCATTTATTCGAACAAAAGAAGATTATGTAAACACCTACTCAAAATATCACTTATCAGATTCTATTGTGAAAGACCTCATTTTTTATGAAGAATTCACTATGATATATCTTATCCATGCATATTCTCTCGAAAAATGGATACAAATTTTTGACTGCTACTTAATATTGACAATATATCTGAAAAAGtatctaaaaatactaaatttaGATATTTGTAACTGATAAGTCATTGACGTGATCCACTGCAAGTGTGATGCCGCAATTCTCTCCCTGATTTGTGGTTGCCAATATATCTCATTAAGTGTGCAATTAGAGTGTAATATTCACCATTCAAATGTGTGTACATTTTtgctggacaaaaaaaaaaagtgtatacATTTAGTCAATCTCTAGGATTAGTTTCCTTAGTTCACTTTGTCGATTCACGTGCATATATATTTGTACTACTAAGGATAAAAACAACACAATTTCATTAATTATCTCTGTCTATTTAGTAACTTGTCGAAGTAAGGAATCATGTCATATATGTTTTGAGTAGATTCCATTTTGAGGGAGTTGAAAATGCATTATTTATGATTTGTTATAGTAAATCCTTAACAAATGTTCTTAAGGCACACGGTTATCAATAATATCGTGTTATCCTTAATAAGTGGTCGTCAACTGAAATATTCGTCTCGTACCCGCATTCACGAGTGCCACGTATTTGGTCAGACATATGGGGTTTCGTGACATGGGTCCCACATCCCACTGACCTTTCACTTATCGGTGTCCTACTTGTTTGCTTGCTTGCTTGCCGTAGCTTCTCATCTTACTCGCCATACTCTTCGTTTCCTCGCTGCAATTTTTAGGCTGTCTATCGAAGGTTGTAGACCGTTCGCAATTGTTTTTGGATCGTGAGTTTTTCTGGTTTCTTCGGCGAATAAGAGTTTTAAGTGAAAATTATATGACAAGAATGTTAGAAATCCAACTAAACACATCAATAAATATTGTTTGTTATGTGTTACGGGTCAGCACGAATTTATTCTCATGGGTCGTCCCCGTAATACTTGGGCCTAAAAACATTTGTTATATAAGAGGTGTTTGATATTTACTTAGGGCACTTGTAATGGTAGAcaattattgggccaacaaagatgttgtcttttgttgatgtggttatattgtaaaacatgttttgcttatgtggctgtattgggagaagtgttttgctgatgtggatgtattggtgtttggtgttttgatgtagttttgttgtggataatatggaagaatgaaatgttgttgggtttggtggaaagaaaaagtatgtgggaagagaaagtgtatagaaatttgtgttttactgatgtggctgtattagaatacgtgtatgacttgactttttgtgtaatagagatgagacccaaaattaattttattggggACATTTCCCCCTAAACCATTGCAGTTGCCCTTATAGGTCACTCAATTTATTATGACAATCAAATATGAGATTATAAGTTTTGAAACTCCGGCTCGGTTATGCGAGACCCAACAAGTGAACGCAGATAGATGTTATGTCCAAATGAATTGAGTATTTCTCTCGATACTATGTTAGAAATCCAAactcaaacacatcaataaataTATCACTCGATTATGAAAACTTGTACTTAGACccataaaatttgtttattgtgtgaaaaatactttacttttgtttataTGCTACTCGGTTGAGTTATGCTAATAACGGGTTGGTTGGCTATAAATTATAATAAGCATGCATGCATGTCTTTGTTGAAGCTCTCGCTCGAACCATCCGGGCTTTAATTTTCTAACcctgtatgtgtgtgtgtctatatatatatataaatctctATCCACCACCACATTGAGAATCACATATTCCTTTATTCACAAAACAAACATGATACCCCATATGTTACGCGGGCACAGGTTTCTATATTCCCActtttactttttctctcttattaTTTCAGTGTCTGTTTTCTTTGACTGATCATTTTGACCGGTCAACCTACTTGACCAATCCCTATGATGTGCTCCATGACCCAATTACAATGGGAATGCATGTGGATACCCAGAAAAAGTGTACTTGGACTGATTATTGTGATCATCAAATTCTACCCTAATTATTGCACGATTATCTTTGTTCTAtttatttccttattttttgaAACAATGTGGAGGCAAAGCAAAAACATCATAGGATCCACAAGAAACAACAATTAAATGGCAtcaattatttgtttttgtttattatttttttctcacttttgACAAGATGCTGACTGTTTAGAATTTTGGTtggtaaacattgattttcccgCTTGTACTCCAAGAATCTTGGTCCCGGAATGGTGATGCTcacaagaatgaaaaaaaaaaaagcaagctATCCGTTTGAGAATAGCATTATTTGATTTATTGGCTgattatatataatttgtaaTGAGTGGATTGCATGTGAATTGCGAGTTGTTTTCTAATTTCTAGGTCCGGATAAGGTAGATTTCGATGATTCGATCCCACTCATTCATATTGCTTTATAAGGTCTATTAATGATATAGATGTCATTCAAAACTCTTATATGCTaatgttgtttttgtttaatcATGTGTTAGGTGTTCGGAATTTATAATGTCGTtgggtgagaaatttttgtatgTGCATATCGAATGTTATGAGTTTAGAGTCTTATCagataaatgataaatttgtatgactCCATTCTCCTAAAAAAAGTTAGGTGTTCGaaatcattttttgttttgtgatgataaaataaacaaaagcattgatatatatttgtaaaTGGAAGCAAAATGATCGTACAAAAATGGTAGTCGTGGTGGTGGTTGTGACATATGAACTTTGAAGATGAGTATGACTAGTCATAAATTGTTCGAAGATGGACcacaattaaaaatatttgcCAGTCAAATCAAATTTCATATCGATGAGGTTCTTGTAGTAGAAGTTACTGCATTGATCATCACAACGTCCAAtctttatcaaattcaaaaaattgagtGGACGTTATGCACCATCGTTAACTCTATTCCATGGTAAGCTATGTAACATCAAGATGATCTGTCAGTGCCACCGGTGTTTCCTTGCATATACCCAACACACATCACTATACAAATTATAACATCAATACATCATCCCAAAACATGACAAAACCCAAATAAAATCATGAAGCCCAATCAAATCATAACTCGGGCCCCACAAGGCCCACACTACGAACAATCTAAAAGCAATCACGCCATGCCTGTCTATTTTACATGACTACATACAGATCGAGTTGTCGTTTATAGACCAAATCTCCGTTTctcacacatatacatacatgcatgcatgcataaacATATATCTGTTTTCtgcttttttgttgttttcccGGAACACGAGGTTTGTGCTATTTTTGTTGAGGAGATGAAGAAAGAGATTGGTCGCAGAAGAATTGGGCGATGAATATTGAATAGAATAGAATATAATATACAGGGAGAAGGTGGCAGGGGTCCACCCCAGTAGTTGAATCCACGCGGGAGTGGGACCCACTAAGGCGCTTTTATTGTGGGGACGGTGGTGCTTGTTGGCTTTGGCTGGCTCTCAGTCCGTTGTGTTTTCTAATTTACTCGGTACTTTTCTTTTTAAGTGCAATTGCGTCCTCTGCGTGCAATCCTAGCTAATAAGCTAATACatatccatatatacatatacatacactataTATATCGATCGTCTTTTACGGGAAGTATCATTAGTTCATTaccttctccctctctctctctctctctctttcttgggATTGCTTTATATATGTAGTTGGGTGTAAGCTTTGTTTCTTCACTTTGCATGACAAGTACTGCCTAgccatctctttctttctctctctaaaaaaacaaaactctcTCAAAGTCTCATCTGATCAAGAGAAGTGTTATAGGCTTATAGCTTGATATTGCATGTAATGGATCCTAGTGGACAACACCAGGTGGGTTTCACATATATCATCAGATTCTTTCAAGTTTTAATTTTCACTAGCTAATGACATGTTTTTGTTCCTTGTTTGTTCACTTTGATTACTTTCATTTTAACCCAAATTAAGTAGGATATTCATTTTATGCTTGTCTCAAGTGTTTTTGAGGTTTAATCCAATCTGAGAAAGCAAAATCttgaaaaattaattacatGACTCTATAAAGGTACCCTAAATCATTTAATTATTGAGTTTTCTTATGTGGGTATGTGTGAAATTGTGAATTCTTGATTTATTTGCTGCAATGAATTTTCTTCTAATATCAACATTGTTGTTCAATTCAGGAAATGCAGGCCCATTCACTGGAAAACATGTTGGTTTGCTCAAAAGCACAACCAGAGAGGAAGCCAAGACCACAACCAGAAGAAGCACTCAAATGTCCAAGATGTGATTCTACTAACACCAAGTTCTGTTACTACAACAACTACAGCCTCTCTCAACCAAGGTACTTTTGCAAGTCATGCAGAAGGTACTGGACTAAAGGAGGTACAATGAGAAATGTTCCAGTGGGTGGAGGGTGCAGGAGGAACAAgagatcatcatcttcatcatcaaagaAATCTCAAGATCAACCACTCATCATCACAACCAATCCCAATAACCCACTCACTACATTCCCACTAAGATATGACCACAATGACCTCACTCTTGCATTTGCAAGTCTCCAAAAACAGTCTAGTGGGTTTGATGAAACTGATCTTTCTCTAATTGGAAACCCAATTGATTTAATGGGAAACCCAGCTACCATTCACAATTCTGCTTCCACACCAGCATTTCTTGATGCACTTAGGACTGGATTTCTTGACACCCAAAACAATTTTCAGAATTTTTACTGTGGATTTGGGAATATtggaagcttgggagaggtggATAGTAATGGTGGTGGAGTCTGTGGTGAAATGGGTAGTTTGCCTTATGAAGACATGAGCAGTGgagcaacaacaacagcaggGACACTGACAACAATGAAGCATGAACTCTGCAATGGAAGCGAAAGTGAGAACAATAGGGTCTTGTGGGGGTTCCCATGGCAGCTCAATGAAGCTAACAACAATAACATTAATGGTGATCTTGATTCAGGAAGAGAGAGCTGGAATGGACATTGTAGTTCAACCTGGCATGGACTAATTAACAGCCCCTTAATGTAGTCCTAATCAAAATATCAGTTTTAGATCTCTTGATGAGTATTGTGTTGAGGGAGATCCGATTCACTTGAATCAATCACTCTGTTTCAatatgtttctttgtttttgttgggtTCAAGTTTCCTATTATTGGTTTATAAACTAATGAAAGACTTCTAGATTTGTTTGCCAACCAAGTAAGAAACTTTGCAGAGGTTGATTGATATAGTAATATCATATCTTTTTCCTGTTTCGGAGAGAAATAGTGAATGATTGAGAGTGCTATTTCATGGTTTTTGCAGTCTGAACTTGTTGAAAGAGGATAcctgtgtttgttttgtttg
This genomic stretch from Tripterygium wilfordii isolate XIE 37 chromosome 22, ASM1340144v1, whole genome shotgun sequence harbors:
- the LOC119991242 gene encoding dof zinc finger protein DOF2.1-like, which gives rise to MDPSGQHQEMQAHSLENMLVCSKAQPERKPRPQPEEALKCPRCDSTNTKFCYYNNYSLSQPRYFCKSCRRYWTKGGTMRNVPVGGGCRRNKRSSSSSSKKSQDQPLIITTNPNNPLTTFPLRYDHNDLTLAFASLQKQSSGFDETDLSLIGNPIDLMGNPATIHNSASTPAFLDALRTGFLDTQNNFQNFYCGFGNIGSLGEVDSNGGGVCGEMGSLPYEDMSSGATTTAGTLTTMKHELCNGSESENNRVLWGFPWQLNEANNNNINGDLDSGRESWNGHCSSTWHGLINSPLM